Proteins co-encoded in one uncultured Bacteroides sp. genomic window:
- the dxs gene encoding 1-deoxy-D-xylulose-5-phosphate synthase: MKNNQTYSLLNGINCPGDLRKLNVDVLPEVCKELRQDIIDELSCNPGHFAASLGAVELTVALHYVFNTPYDRIVWDVGHQAYAHKILTGRRKAFSTNRKLKGLRPFPSPDESEYDTFTCGHASNSISAALGMSVAAKHKGEKNRHVVAVIGDGSMTGGLAFEGLNNASSTPNNLLIVLNDNDMAIDRTVGGMKEYLLNLTTTNRYNRIRQLIARVLFRWGILNESRRKSLIRFNNSLKTLLSQQQNIFEGMSIRYFGPFDGHDVKNIARVMNDIKNMEGPKLLHLHTIKGKGFEPAEKSATVWHAPGLFDKETGKRIITNTKGLPPLFQEVFGHTLLELAKQNDKIIGVTPAMPTGCSMNIMMNEMPDRAFDVGIAEGHAVTFSGGMAKDGLIPFCNIYSSFMQRALDNMIHDVAIQNLNVVLCLDRAGLVGEDGPTHHGVFDMAYLRCIPNLTIASPYDEHELRRLMYTAQLPDKGPFVIRYPRGRGSLVDWTCPLEEVPVGTGRKLKDGKDMAVISIGPIGTVSAKAIARAEAEAEGITIAHYDLRFLKPLDENLLHEIGQHFSKIITVEDGVTEGGMGSSILEFMSDHNYTPQVKRIGIPNIFVEHGNVKELFKLCGMDEMSIYKVLKSLL, from the coding sequence ATGAAGAATAACCAAACATATAGCTTGCTAAATGGCATTAACTGTCCGGGAGATCTTCGCAAACTCAACGTGGATGTACTTCCTGAGGTCTGTAAAGAACTAAGGCAAGATATCATTGATGAACTATCTTGTAACCCGGGACATTTTGCGGCGAGCCTGGGGGCTGTGGAGCTGACTGTAGCTCTGCATTATGTATTCAATACACCGTATGATAGAATTGTATGGGATGTGGGACATCAGGCATATGCTCACAAGATACTGACCGGAAGGAGAAAAGCTTTTTCCACCAACCGGAAACTGAAAGGTCTGCGACCGTTTCCTTCTCCTGATGAGAGCGAATATGACACGTTTACCTGCGGACACGCCTCTAACTCCATATCCGCTGCATTGGGAATGAGTGTGGCAGCCAAACACAAGGGTGAGAAAAACCGCCATGTGGTGGCCGTGATTGGTGATGGGTCCATGACGGGCGGCCTGGCTTTTGAAGGACTGAACAATGCCTCGTCCACACCAAACAACCTGCTGATTGTGCTCAACGACAACGATATGGCCATAGACCGTACCGTGGGAGGCATGAAGGAGTACCTGCTCAACCTGACAACGACCAACCGCTACAACCGCATACGACAACTGATTGCCCGTGTACTGTTCCGCTGGGGAATACTGAATGAATCACGCAGGAAAAGTCTGATACGTTTCAATAACAGTCTGAAAACACTGTTATCACAGCAACAAAATATTTTCGAGGGAATGAGTATCCGGTACTTCGGACCGTTCGACGGACACGACGTTAAGAATATAGCCCGGGTAATGAATGATATAAAGAACATGGAAGGTCCTAAACTTTTACACTTGCATACTATCAAAGGTAAAGGTTTTGAACCGGCTGAAAAATCAGCTACCGTGTGGCACGCTCCAGGCCTCTTCGATAAAGAGACCGGAAAACGAATTATCACCAACACAAAAGGTCTGCCTCCCCTCTTTCAGGAGGTTTTTGGTCACACCTTACTGGAGCTGGCAAAACAGAATGATAAGATTATAGGTGTAACTCCCGCCATGCCTACAGGATGTTCCATGAACATTATGATGAATGAGATGCCCGACAGAGCATTTGATGTGGGTATTGCCGAAGGACATGCTGTTACCTTCTCGGGAGGAATGGCAAAGGACGGACTGATTCCTTTCTGCAATATCTACTCTTCATTTATGCAACGGGCGCTTGATAATATGATTCACGATGTAGCTATTCAGAACCTGAATGTGGTGCTCTGCCTGGATCGCGCCGGACTGGTGGGTGAAGACGGACCTACTCATCATGGAGTATTTGACATGGCTTATCTGCGTTGTATTCCAAATCTGACCATAGCCTCACCTTATGATGAGCATGAGCTTCGCCGATTAATGTACACCGCTCAGTTGCCAGACAAAGGACCGTTTGTAATCCGTTACCCAAGAGGAAGAGGTTCATTAGTAGACTGGACTTGTCCACTAGAGGAGGTACCTGTTGGTACCGGAAGGAAGTTGAAAGATGGAAAAGATATGGCTGTTATCAGCATTGGCCCTATAGGAACTGTTTCTGCAAAAGCAATTGCAAGGGCAGAAGCTGAAGCTGAAGGGATAACCATTGCTCATTACGATTTACGTTTCCTGAAACCACTGGACGAGAACCTGCTTCACGAAATAGGACAACATTTCAGCAAAATAATCACCGTGGAAGATGGAGTTACGGAAGGAGGCATGGGAAGCAGTATTCTGGAATTTATGTCTGATCATAACTACACTCCACAGGTAAAAAGGATTGGTATTCCCAATATCTTTGTGGAACATGGTAACGTGAAGGAACTTTTCAAGTTATGCGGAATGGATGAAATGAGTATTTATAAAGTTTTAAAATCTCTATTATGA
- the trkA gene encoding Trk system potassium transporter TrkA, with product MKIIIAGAGAVGTHLAKLLSREKQDIVLMDDNEEKLIAMDGNFDLMTVCASPTSIAGLKDSGVPKADLFIAVTPDESRNMTACMLASNLGAKKTVARIDNYEYLLPHHQEFFKKLGVDSLIYPEMLAAKEIVSSIKMSWIRQWWEFCGGALVLIGVKMRQNSTILDIPLSQMGKRDVPFHIVAIKRGNETIIPRGDDMIRLYDIVYFITMPKHIPYIRKIVGKEEYSDVRNVMIMGGSRIAVRTAQFAPDYMNLKIIESDPARCNRLTELLDDKTMVINGDGRDVDMLVEEGLKDTEAFVALTGNSETNILACLAAKRMGVRKTVAEVENIDYIGMAESLDIGTVINKKQIAASHIYQMMLNADVTNVKCLTFASADVAEFKVKEGSAITKRKVKDLGLPKGATIGGLIRDKEAIVVSGDTQIQPKDHVVVFCRSMMIKKIEKFFN from the coding sequence ATGAAAATTATTATAGCAGGTGCCGGGGCTGTTGGCACACATTTAGCCAAACTTCTTTCCCGGGAAAAACAGGACATTGTTCTGATGGACGATAACGAAGAGAAACTGATTGCAATGGATGGCAACTTTGACCTGATGACGGTATGTGCCTCTCCTACCTCCATTGCAGGACTAAAGGATTCGGGCGTACCCAAAGCCGATCTGTTTATTGCCGTTACTCCGGATGAAAGCCGGAATATGACCGCCTGCATGCTGGCTTCCAACCTGGGAGCCAAGAAAACGGTGGCACGTATTGACAACTACGAATATCTGCTTCCTCATCACCAGGAATTTTTCAAGAAACTGGGAGTGGATTCCCTTATCTACCCGGAGATGCTGGCTGCCAAAGAGATTGTTTCCTCCATCAAGATGAGCTGGATCCGCCAGTGGTGGGAGTTCTGCGGAGGAGCACTGGTACTGATCGGTGTAAAAATGAGACAAAACTCAACCATTCTGGATATCCCATTGAGTCAGATGGGGAAACGGGATGTTCCTTTTCATATTGTAGCCATTAAAAGAGGGAACGAAACCATTATTCCCCGCGGTGACGACATGATCAGACTATACGATATTGTTTACTTTATTACCATGCCTAAACATATTCCTTACATCCGCAAAATTGTGGGAAAAGAGGAATATTCAGACGTGCGAAATGTAATGATTATGGGAGGAAGCCGCATTGCGGTAAGAACCGCACAATTTGCACCTGATTACATGAATCTAAAGATCATAGAAAGCGACCCGGCCCGTTGCAACCGACTAACTGAGTTGCTGGATGACAAGACAATGGTGATCAACGGAGACGGCCGTGACGTGGATATGCTGGTGGAAGAAGGATTAAAAGATACAGAAGCGTTTGTGGCGCTGACCGGAAATTCCGAGACTAACATTCTTGCCTGCCTTGCTGCCAAACGAATGGGGGTAAGAAAGACCGTTGCCGAAGTGGAGAATATAGATTATATTGGTATGGCCGAAAGTCTGGATATTGGAACGGTAATCAACAAGAAACAAATTGCCGCCAGCCACATTTATCAGATGATGCTGAACGCTGATGTAACCAACGTAAAATGTCTGACCTTTGCCAGTGCTGATGTGGCAGAGTTTAAGGTCAAGGAAGGTTCCGCCATTACCAAACGTAAGGTGAAAGACCTGGGATTACCCAAAGGAGCTACTATCGGAGGATTAATCCGTGACAAAGAGGCTATCGTGGTTAGCGGAGACACTCAGATACAGCCTAAAGACCATGTAGTGGTATTCTGCCGGAGTATGATGATCAAAAAAATTGAGAAGTTCTTTAATTAG
- a CDS encoding TrkH family potassium uptake protein, protein MINLKMICKIMGILVLIEAVLLLCCAGISLIYQEDVLNDFLMVAAGSALLGGILVLIGKGASRQINRRDGYLIVAIIWLLFSAIGMLPFLINGYIPRTVDAFFETMSGFTTTGATVLDNIESLPHGLLFWRSLTQWTGGMGIIIFTIAVLPIFGIGSMQLFAAEAVGQHSKPHPRINVTIKWIWYIYLILTATQVIFLLFGGMDIFDSVCHSFSTVSTGGFSTKQTSIAYYHSPYIEYVTSIFIILAGINFTLFFYLAKGKIKKVLFDGELKWFLRSLIAFTAIFSVALYYTTPMGAEESFRKALLQVSSLHTTTGFTSADYMTWGPFLWVMLGIIMFLGACSGSASGAIKSIRLLILSKMTKNEFKRMVHPNAVLPLKVNKITISPSVQSSILLFVLIYVVIFTIGWLAMMAMGVGNMEAFGTVISSMSGVGKGLGLCGPAHSWNCLPDGGKWLLSFLMLIGRLELFSVLVLFTPQFWKKR, encoded by the coding sequence ATGATAAATCTAAAAATGATTTGTAAGATAATGGGCATTCTGGTGCTCATTGAAGCGGTATTGCTACTATGCTGCGCAGGAATCTCCCTGATTTATCAGGAAGATGTTCTCAATGATTTTCTAATGGTAGCTGCCGGTTCCGCTCTTTTGGGCGGAATCCTTGTGCTGATAGGAAAAGGAGCATCCAGACAAATAAACCGTAGAGACGGATATCTCATTGTAGCCATCATATGGCTGCTCTTTTCGGCAATAGGAATGCTTCCTTTCCTGATAAACGGATATATTCCCCGTACGGTGGACGCCTTCTTTGAAACGATGTCTGGCTTTACCACAACAGGAGCTACTGTACTTGACAACATCGAGTCACTGCCTCACGGACTGCTTTTCTGGCGAAGTCTGACTCAGTGGACAGGCGGTATGGGAATTATCATTTTCACCATCGCCGTGCTTCCTATCTTCGGAATAGGAAGTATGCAGCTGTTTGCAGCAGAGGCAGTAGGGCAACATTCCAAACCGCATCCCCGTATCAATGTAACGATCAAATGGATATGGTATATTTATCTGATACTAACAGCTACACAGGTCATTTTCCTATTGTTTGGAGGCATGGATATCTTCGATTCTGTCTGCCACTCATTCTCAACGGTTTCCACCGGAGGATTCTCAACCAAGCAGACAAGCATTGCTTATTATCATTCTCCTTATATTGAATATGTTACATCTATTTTCATTATACTGGCAGGTATCAATTTTACCCTCTTCTTCTATCTGGCTAAAGGAAAAATAAAGAAGGTGCTGTTTGACGGGGAGTTAAAGTGGTTCTTGCGGTCGCTGATTGCTTTCACAGCCATATTCTCCGTGGCATTGTACTACACCACCCCAATGGGAGCGGAAGAATCTTTCCGCAAGGCTCTGCTGCAGGTATCATCCCTGCATACCACCACGGGATTCACCTCTGCCGATTATATGACCTGGGGCCCATTTCTGTGGGTAATGCTGGGAATTATTATGTTCCTGGGAGCTTGCAGCGGTTCTGCCTCAGGAGCCATAAAAAGCATCCGGCTGCTTATTTTAAGCAAGATGACAAAAAATGAATTCAAACGTATGGTTCATCCCAATGCCGTGCTCCCCCTAAAGGTTAATAAGATAACCATCTCCCCTTCTGTACAATCTTCGATACTGCTTTTCGTACTGATATATGTTGTTATTTTTACTATCGGCTGGCTGGCCATGATGGCTATGGGAGTGGGCAACATGGAAGCCTTTGGTACTGTGATATCAAGCATGAGTGGTGTGGGTAAAGGATTGGGGCTCTGCGGTCCGGCTCATTCGTGGAACTGCCTTCCCGACGGAGGAAAATGGCTTTTATCTTTTCTGATGCTGATAGGGCGCCTGGAACTATTCTCTGTTTTAGTTCTTTTCACACCGCAGTTCTGGAAGAAAAGATAG
- a CDS encoding NADH-quinone oxidoreductase subunit A, which produces MNFIMLVVAVITAIALVAAALFIAKAISPRSFNPQKGEAYECGIPTRGKSWMQFRVGYYLFAILFLMFDVETVFLFPWATIVGELGVNGLISILFFFGVLILGLAYAWKKGALEWK; this is translated from the coding sequence ATGAATTTTATAATGTTAGTCGTCGCTGTAATCACGGCAATAGCCTTGGTTGCTGCGGCATTGTTTATCGCCAAAGCGATCTCGCCGCGGTCGTTTAACCCACAAAAGGGAGAAGCGTACGAATGCGGTATTCCTACGCGAGGTAAGTCTTGGATGCAGTTCAGAGTGGGTTACTACCTTTTTGCCATCCTGTTTTTAATGTTCGACGTTGAAACCGTCTTTCTTTTCCCTTGGGCTACCATTGTGGGTGAGCTAGGCGTAAACGGACTTATCAGTATTCTATTTTTCTTCGGTGTGTTAATTTTAGGTCTGGCTTATGCCTGGAAGAAAGGAGCTCTTGAATGGAAATAA
- a CDS encoding NADH-quinone oxidoreductase subunit B: MEIKKPKIKSMQYEDFKDNEYLEKMVAEINAEGTNVLLGKLDDLINWGRSNSLWPLTFATSCCGIEFMALGAARYDMARFGFEVARASPRQADMIMVCGTITDRMAPVLKRLYDQMPDPKYVVAVGGCAVSGGPFKKSYHVVNGVDLIMPVDVYIPGCPPRPESFYYGLMQLQRKVKLEKFFGGVNRKEKEEK, translated from the coding sequence ATGGAAATAAAGAAGCCGAAAATAAAGTCTATGCAATATGAAGACTTCAAAGATAATGAGTATTTGGAAAAAATGGTTGCTGAGATCAATGCCGAAGGTACAAACGTGCTTCTTGGTAAATTGGACGATCTCATCAACTGGGGACGAAGCAATTCCCTTTGGCCGCTTACATTCGCTACAAGCTGTTGCGGTATTGAATTCATGGCACTTGGTGCCGCGCGTTATGACATGGCCCGTTTCGGGTTTGAAGTAGCACGTGCCAGTCCTCGTCAGGCAGATATGATCATGGTTTGCGGAACAATCACCGACAGAATGGCTCCGGTATTGAAACGTCTTTACGACCAGATGCCAGATCCTAAATATGTGGTTGCTGTAGGCGGATGCGCAGTTAGCGGTGGTCCGTTTAAAAAGTCTTATCACGTAGTAAACGGAGTAGACCTTATTATGCCGGTTGATGTATATATCCCTGGATGTCCTCCACGTCCTGAATCCTTCTACTACGGTTTGATGCAATTACAACGCAAAGTAAAACTCGAAAAATTCTTCGGTGGAGTAAACCGCAAAGAGAAAGAAGAAAAATAA
- a CDS encoding NADH-quinone oxidoreductase subunit D — translation MNIKDRILEIVPEAQFAEQGDLTATIPAESFHALAERLKNDEDAQFDFLLSLTGMDWGETLGVVYHLESTKYGHSIVLKTMTDNRENPELPSVTDLWKAADFNEREVFDFFGIRFVNHSDMRRLYLREDWVGYPLRKDYDDSLNPLRMTNEVTEDTTDELSLDDEGNLVNKTNILFEDKEYVVNIGPQHPATHGVLRFRTSLEGENIKKIEPYCGYIHRGIEKMNESLTYPQTLALTDRLDYLGAHQNRHAVCMCVEKAMGVEVSERVQYIRTIMDELQRIDSHLLFYSCACMDLGALTAFFYGFRDREKILDIFEATTGGRLIQNYNTIGGVQADIAPDFVKNVKEFIVYLRPLLKEYHDVFTGNIITHQRFKDVGVLTREDAISFGATGGTGRASGWACDTRKRKPYAMYGKVDFKEIVYTEGDCFARYMVRMDEILESMKIIEQLIDNIPEGDYQVKMKPIIRVPEGNYFASVEASRGEFGVFIESHGDKYPYRMKYRSTGLPLVSVIDTITRGAKIADLIAIGATLDYVVPDIDR, via the coding sequence ATGAATATAAAAGACAGAATATTAGAAATTGTCCCCGAAGCACAGTTTGCAGAACAGGGTGACTTAACAGCTACCATTCCTGCCGAATCCTTCCATGCCTTAGCCGAAAGACTAAAGAATGACGAGGATGCGCAATTTGACTTTCTTTTAAGTCTCACCGGTATGGACTGGGGCGAAACACTGGGGGTTGTATACCATCTGGAATCTACTAAATACGGTCACAGCATTGTACTAAAAACAATGACTGACAATCGTGAGAATCCTGAATTGCCTTCAGTAACAGATTTATGGAAAGCTGCCGATTTTAACGAACGCGAAGTGTTCGATTTCTTCGGCATTCGTTTTGTTAACCACTCTGATATGCGCCGTTTGTACTTGCGCGAAGACTGGGTAGGTTATCCATTGCGTAAAGATTACGATGATTCATTGAATCCTCTGCGCATGACCAACGAAGTAACAGAAGATACAACTGATGAACTTTCACTGGACGACGAAGGTAACCTGGTTAACAAAACAAATATTCTTTTCGAAGACAAAGAATATGTGGTTAACATCGGCCCTCAGCACCCTGCTACTCACGGTGTACTTCGTTTCCGTACTTCTCTTGAAGGAGAAAATATTAAAAAGATTGAGCCTTATTGCGGATACATCCACAGAGGTATTGAAAAGATGAATGAAAGTCTGACTTATCCTCAGACACTGGCACTGACCGACCGTCTTGATTACCTGGGTGCTCACCAGAACCGCCATGCAGTTTGTATGTGCGTTGAAAAAGCAATGGGTGTAGAAGTTTCAGAACGTGTGCAGTACATCCGTACCATCATGGACGAGCTTCAACGTATTGACTCCCACTTGTTATTCTATTCATGTGCTTGCATGGACTTAGGTGCTTTGACTGCATTCTTCTATGGCTTCCGCGACCGTGAAAAGATTCTTGATATATTCGAAGCAACAACAGGTGGACGTTTGATTCAGAACTATAACACCATTGGTGGTGTACAGGCAGACATAGCTCCAGACTTCGTAAAGAACGTAAAAGAATTCATTGTCTATCTTCGTCCACTCCTTAAAGAATATCATGACGTATTTACAGGTAACATAATTACTCACCAACGTTTTAAAGATGTTGGAGTTCTTACTCGTGAAGATGCTATTTCATTCGGTGCTACCGGAGGTACAGGACGTGCTTCAGGATGGGCATGCGATACACGTAAGCGCAAACCTTACGCAATGTACGGAAAAGTAGACTTCAAAGAAATTGTTTACACTGAAGGTGACTGCTTTGCACGTTACATGGTTCGTATGGACGAGATTCTTGAATCAATGAAGATCATCGAACAACTGATTGACAACATCCCAGAGGGAGACTATCAAGTGAAAATGAAACCTATTATCCGTGTACCTGAGGGTAACTACTTTGCATCTGTTGAAGCAAGCCGTGGAGAATTTGGTGTATTTATTGAAAGCCATGGAGATAAATATCCATACCGTATGAAGTACCGTTCAACCGGACTTCCGCTGGTTTCGGTAATAGATACCATCACACGCGGTGCCAAAATTGCCGACCTTATTGCAATTGGTGCAACGCTTGATTATGTAGTACCTGATATTGATAGATAA
- the nuoH gene encoding NADH-quinone oxidoreductase subunit NuoH: MFDFSIVSSWIHGLLTGFMPEGLAIFLECVVIGVCIMLMYAVLAIILIYMERKVCAFFQCRLGPNRVGKYGLMQVFADVFKMLIKEIITLKSSDRLLYNLAPYMVILASILSFACLPINKGMEVLDFNIGVFFLMAASSIGVVGILLAGWSSNNKFTLIGAMRSGAQIISYELSVGLSILTMVVLTGTMQFSEIVANQADGWNIFKGHVPALIAFIIYLIAGNAETNRGPFDLPEAESELTAGYHTEYSGMHFGFFYLAEYLNLFIVSGVAATVFLGGWMPFHVAGLNGFNSIMDFIPGFVWFFGKAFFVVFLLMWIKWTFPRLRIDQILKLEWKYLVPISMFNLLLMVLIVVFGLHF; this comes from the coding sequence ATGTTTGATTTTAGTATAGTTTCAAGCTGGATACATGGCCTGCTGACAGGATTCATGCCTGAAGGCTTAGCCATTTTCCTGGAATGTGTTGTCATTGGCGTGTGCATTATGCTAATGTATGCAGTTCTTGCGATTATCCTTATTTATATGGAGCGCAAGGTATGTGCATTCTTCCAATGTCGTCTTGGTCCTAACCGCGTTGGTAAGTACGGATTAATGCAGGTATTTGCCGACGTATTTAAAATGTTGATCAAAGAGATTATTACTCTGAAGAGCTCAGACAGGTTGCTTTACAACCTGGCTCCTTATATGGTGATTCTCGCCTCTATTCTCTCATTCGCCTGCCTGCCTATCAATAAAGGAATGGAAGTGCTTGATTTTAATATCGGCGTATTCTTCCTTATGGCTGCCTCTTCTATCGGAGTAGTGGGAATCCTGCTGGCCGGATGGAGTAGTAACAATAAGTTCACATTGATTGGTGCAATGCGTAGTGGTGCACAGATTATCAGTTATGAACTTTCTGTTGGCCTTTCCATCCTTACAATGGTAGTTCTGACAGGAACCATGCAGTTTTCTGAAATTGTGGCTAACCAGGCTGATGGATGGAATATCTTCAAAGGACATGTTCCTGCACTGATTGCATTTATCATTTATCTGATTGCCGGTAATGCAGAGACCAACCGTGGTCCGTTTGACTTACCTGAAGCTGAATCTGAACTTACCGCCGGATACCACACAGAGTATTCAGGTATGCACTTCGGATTTTTCTACCTTGCAGAATATCTGAACTTGTTTATTGTATCGGGTGTAGCAGCAACTGTCTTCTTAGGAGGATGGATGCCATTCCACGTTGCCGGTCTTAACGGATTTAATTCAATTATGGATTTCATTCCAGGATTTGTATGGTTCTTTGGAAAAGCCTTCTTTGTAGTCTTCCTGCTTATGTGGATTAAGTGGACATTCCCCCGTTTACGTATCGACCAGATATTGAAACTGGAATGGAAATATCTGGTACCAATCAGTATGTTCAACCTGTTGTTAATGGTACTCATCGTTGTATTTGGATTACACTTTTAA
- a CDS encoding NADH-quinone oxidoreductase subunit I, whose translation MNSFNQYMCSLFGGIKTLLIGMKTTITVFFRKKTTEQYPENRATLKISDRFRGTLVMPHDENNQHKCVACGLCQMACPNDTISVISEMVTDEEGKKKKVLVKYQYDLGSCMFCQLCVNVCPHDAIKFDNSFEYAVFTREKLVKQLNNEGSTVVKK comes from the coding sequence ATGAATAGTTTTAATCAATATATGTGCTCACTGTTTGGTGGAATAAAGACCTTGCTGATAGGTATGAAAACCACTATCACAGTGTTCTTCCGCAAGAAGACCACAGAGCAATACCCTGAAAACCGGGCTACTTTGAAAATATCAGACCGCTTCCGTGGTACACTGGTGATGCCTCACGATGAGAACAACCAGCACAAATGCGTGGCCTGCGGACTTTGTCAGATGGCCTGTCCGAATGATACCATCAGTGTAATTTCGGAAATGGTTACCGACGAGGAAGGTAAAAAGAAGAAAGTATTAGTGAAATATCAATATGACCTTGGAAGTTGCATGTTCTGTCAACTTTGTGTTAATGTATGCCCTCACGATGCCATTAAATTTGATAATTCTTTCGAATACGCTGTCTTTACCCGCGAAAAGCTCGTTAAGCAACTTAATAATGAAGGTTCAACAGTAGTAAAAAAGTAA
- a CDS encoding NADH-quinone oxidoreductase subunit J, producing MDITLQQVVFFVVAIFITVFSVLTVTTSKILRSATYLLFVLFGTAAIYFLLGYSFLGGVQLMVYAGGIVVLYVFSILLTNSDQSMNKKLNKSKLFASLVSVIAGAAIVLFIVLTHSFVPAASVETGELGMKTIGHALMGSDKYQYLLPFEAISILLLACIIGGLVIARKR from the coding sequence ATGGATATAACACTTCAACAAGTAGTATTTTTCGTTGTGGCAATCTTCATCACCGTATTTTCGGTGCTGACAGTGACCACAAGTAAGATTCTGCGCTCAGCCACTTATCTGCTGTTCGTACTCTTCGGCACAGCAGCTATCTACTTCCTTTTGGGCTATTCGTTCCTGGGAGGTGTGCAGTTAATGGTTTATGCAGGCGGTATTGTCGTTCTGTACGTTTTCTCGATACTTCTTACCAACTCTGATCAGAGTATGAACAAGAAGTTAAATAAAAGTAAGCTCTTTGCCAGTCTGGTGTCTGTCATTGCGGGCGCTGCCATTGTATTATTTATTGTTCTGACTCATAGCTTTGTTCCAGCTGCTTCAGTTGAAACAGGAGAATTGGGGATGAAGACGATTGGTCATGCACTGATGGGCAGTGACAAGTATCAATACCTGTTGCCATTTGAGGCAATCAGTATATTACTGCTTGCTTGTATTATCGGAGGTTTAGTAATCGCACGTAAAAGATAA
- the nuoK gene encoding NADH-quinone oxidoreductase subunit NuoK — protein MEIQVEYYLIISTIMMFAGIFGFLTRKNTLAMLISLELILNASDINFAVFNRYLFPAQLEGHFFTLFAIAIAAAETAVGIAIIINIYRNVRGIQVKDIEEMKH, from the coding sequence ATGGAAATACAAGTAGAATATTATTTAATAATAAGCACCATTATGATGTTCGCCGGAATCTTCGGGTTCCTGACCCGCAAGAACACACTGGCTATGCTTATCTCACTGGAACTTATATTGAACGCATCAGACATCAACTTTGCAGTATTTAACCGTTACTTGTTTCCTGCTCAGTTGGAAGGTCACTTCTTCACACTCTTTGCCATTGCTATTGCAGCAGCCGAAACAGCTGTCGGCATCGCGATTATCATCAATATCTATCGTAATGTACGGGGTATTCAAGTAAAGGACATTGAAGAAATGAAACATTAA